In a single window of the Rhizobium tropici CIAT 899 genome:
- a CDS encoding (2Fe-2S)-binding protein gives MKEAASFSLNVNGTVSDIEAGGATPLLYILRNDLCLNGPKYGCGLGECGACAVLVDGRPVRSCAVPLKAIGDRKVTTLEGLGKPGHLHVVQRAFIEEAAAQCGYCLNGMIIAIVGLLEATAEPDESDIRAALRHHLCRCGTHMEILAAARRAVAYAKAEKSAGSGTEDRIEVSP, from the coding sequence TTGAAAGAGGCCGCCTCATTCAGCTTGAACGTCAACGGCACCGTCAGCGACATCGAAGCCGGCGGCGCAACGCCGCTCCTTTACATCCTCAGGAACGATCTCTGCCTCAACGGACCCAAATACGGGTGCGGCCTCGGCGAATGCGGAGCCTGCGCGGTCCTCGTTGATGGCCGGCCCGTGCGCTCGTGCGCCGTGCCGCTGAAGGCGATCGGCGACCGCAAGGTCACGACGCTTGAAGGCCTGGGAAAGCCCGGCCATCTGCATGTCGTCCAGCGCGCCTTCATCGAAGAGGCCGCAGCGCAATGTGGCTACTGCCTGAACGGCATGATCATTGCCATCGTCGGCCTGCTGGAAGCGACGGCGGAACCCGACGAGAGCGATATTCGCGCGGCGCTCCGGCATCATCTCTGCCGCTGTGGCACGCATATGGAAATACTTGCCGCAGCACGCCGCGCCGTCGCCTATGCAAAGGCTGAAAAGTCCGCCGGCTCGGGAACGGAAGACAGGATCGAGGTTTCGCCATGA